The segment TAGGCATATTAGAGATTGTGAAATATTTATTTAATCGATCAAATGTAGCACTTGCTCCTCCCCTCCTACATACAGCTACAGAAGCAGCAGGCTTAAAGCTCAATAAATCAGAGCAAGAGTAAAATACTCTATCTAATAGAGCACAAAGAGAACCATTGGGACCAGCATAATACACAGGAGATCCGACAATTACACCATCTGCATTTTGCAAACTTTCCCTAATATTTTTATATAAATCGTCTTGAAAAACGCACTTTCCCAACTCATGACATTTTCCACATGCAATACATCCTCTTACTGGTTTATTTCCTATCTGAATAATTTCGGTTTGAACACCACATTCTTCTAGCGTTTTAGAAACTTCTTCTAAAGCTATTTGTGTATTTCCATTTTTTCTAGGACTGCCATTAATTAAAAGTACTTTCATAAATATCCTTTCTTCTATTTGTCTAAATATAAACATATCGTATAAATGAATGTTTAGACAATCATTCCTATTTAAAAGCTTCCTTTTTAATAATATAGCTATAAAAAAAGGAGGTCGTATCTCCGACCTCCTCTCAATAAGCTAAGCTTATATTATATTATTTCACCTCTTCAAAATCTGCATCTTGAACATTTTCTCCTTGGTCATTAGAACCTGAATTACCAGCGTTGGACTGACCTCCTTGAGCACCTGCATCTGCACCTGGCTGAGCACCTGCTTGACCACTCTGAGCGTACATTTCAGCACTTGCAGCTTGGAAAGCAGTATTAACTTCTGCCATAGCAGCATCAATTGCAGCAATATCTTGACTCTTATGTGCTTCTTTTAGCTTAGTAAGAGCAGCTTCAATAGGAGCTTTCTTATCTGCTGGAAGCTTATCACCAAGTTCTTTCAATTGATTTTCTGTTTGGAAAATAACACTATCTGCTTGGTTCAATTTATCAATCTTTTCGCGTTCTTTTTGGTCAGCTTCAGCATTTGCTTCAGCCTCAGCTTTCATCTTTTCAATTTCTTCTTTACTTAAGCCCGATGAAGCTTCGATACGTATTGATTGTTCTTTACCAGTTGCTTTATCTTTAGCCGATACTTTTAAGATACCATTAGCATCAATATCAAAGCTAACCTCAATTTGAGGAACACCACGACGAGCAGGAGCTAAACCTGTTAGATTAAAGTTTCCAATAGTTTTATTTTGTGCAGCCATTGGACGTTCACCTTGAAGCACATGAATAGTAACTTCTGTTTGGTTATCAGCAGCAGTTGAGAATGTTTCTGTTTTCTTACAAGGTATAGTAGTGTTTGCATCAATCAATTTAGTCATTACACCACCAAGAGTTTCAATACCCATTGATAATGGAGTAACATCCAATAATACAACACCTTTAATTTCGTCTGTTAACACAGCACCTTGTACAGCAGCACCAATTGCTACCACTTCATCTGGGTTTACACCTTTAGAAGGAGCTTTACCAAAGAAATCTTGAACAATCTTTTGTACAGCTGGTATACGGGTTGAACCACCAACAAGAATTACTTCATCTATATCTGAATTACTCAAACTTGCATCACTCATTGCCTTCTTACATGGTTCAAGACAAGCTTGAATTAAACCGTGAGCTAATGCTTCAAACTGAGCTCTTGTTAAAGATTTAACTAAGTGCTTTGGCACACCATCAACTGGCATAATGTATGGTAAGTTGATTTCTGTTGAAGTAGCAGATGATAATTCAATCTTAGCTTTTTCAGCTGCTTCTTTTAGACGTTGAAGAGCCATAGGATCTTTTGATAAATCAGCTCCTTCATCTTTCTTAAATTCATCAACTAACCAATCTATAATAACTTGGTCAAAGTCATCACCACCTAAGTGAGTATCACCATTAGTTGATAATACTTCGAACACACCACCACCAAACTCAAGGATTGAAATATCGAATGTACCACCACCAAGGTCGAATACAGCGATTTTCATATCTTTATGAGCTTTATCTATACCATAAGCTAGTGCAGCAGCAGTAGGCTCATTAACAATACGCTTTACTTCTAAACCAGCAATTTGACCTGCTTCTTTAGTAGCTTGACGTTGTGAGTCTGAGAAATAAGCAGGAACAGTAATTACTGCTTCAGTTACCTCTTGTCCAAGATAATCTTCGGCAGTTTTCTTCATTTTTTGAAGAGTCATTGCTGAAATTTCTTGAGGTGTATATAAACGACCATCAATATCTACACGAGGTGTATTGTTGTCGCCTTTTACTACTTTATAAGGAACACGATTCACTTCTTTTTGAACTTGGTCCCAGTTTTCACCCATAAATCTCTTAATAGAAGAGATAGTTCTTTGTGGGTTTGTGATTGCCTGACGTTTTGCAGGATCACCTACTTTACGTTCTCCACCATCAATAAAAGCTACAATTGATGGAGTAGTTCTTTTACCTTCACTATTTGTAATTACTACAGGTTCGTTTCCTTCAAATACAGAAACGCAAGAGTTT is part of the Bacteroides coprosuis DSM 18011 genome and harbors:
- a CDS encoding Chaperone protein dnaK (COGs: COG0443 Molecular chaperone~HAMAP: Chaperone DnaK~InterPro IPR012725:IPR013126~KEGG: bvu:BVU_2382 molecular chaperone DnaK~PFAM: Heat shock protein 70~SPTR: Chaperone protein dnaK;~TIGRFAM: Chaperone DnaK~IMG reference gene:2504107943~PFAM: Hsp70 protein~TIGRFAM: chaperone protein DnaK), with product MGKIIGIDLGTTNSCVSVFEGNEPVVITNSEGKRTTPSIVAFIDGGERKVGDPAKRQAITNPQRTISSIKRFMGENWDQVQKEVNRVPYKVVKGDNNTPRVDIDGRLYTPQEISAMTLQKMKKTAEDYLGQEVTEAVITVPAYFSDSQRQATKEAGQIAGLEVKRIVNEPTAAALAYGIDKAHKDMKIAVFDLGGGTFDISILEFGGGVFEVLSTNGDTHLGGDDFDQVIIDWLVDEFKKDEGADLSKDPMALQRLKEAAEKAKIELSSATSTEINLPYIMPVDGVPKHLVKSLTRAQFEALAHGLIQACLEPCKKAMSDASLSNSDIDEVILVGGSTRIPAVQKIVQDFFGKAPSKGVNPDEVVAIGAAVQGAVLTDEIKGVVLLDVTPLSMGIETLGGVMTKLIDANTTIPCKKTETFSTAADNQTEVTIHVLQGERPMAAQNKTIGNFNLTGLAPARRGVPQIEVSFDIDANGILKVSAKDKATGKEQSIRIEASSGLSKEEIEKMKAEAEANAEADQKEREKIDKLNQADSVIFQTENQLKELGDKLPADKKAPIEAALTKLKEAHKSQDIAAIDAAMAEVNTAFQAASAEMYAQSGQAGAQPGADAGAQGGQSNAGNSGSNDQGENVQDADFEEVK
- a CDS encoding NADPH-dependent FMN reductase (COGs: COG0655 Multimeric flavodoxin WrbA~InterPro IPR005025~KEGG: mru:mru_1609 NADPH-dependent FMN reductase~PFAM: NADPH-dependent FMN reductase~SPTR: Multimeric flavodoxin WrbA;~IMG reference gene:2504107942~PFAM: NADPH-dependent FMN reductase), which codes for MKVLLINGSPRKNGNTQIALEEVSKTLEECGVQTEIIQIGNKPVRGCIACGKCHELGKCVFQDDLYKNIRESLQNADGVIVGSPVYYAGPNGSLCALLDRVFYSCSDLLSFKPAASVAVCRRGGASATFDRLNKYFTISNMPIVSSQYWNSVHGWQKGEASQDEEGLQTMRTLGRNMAWMLKSLSNSKYNHPELEDWTSTNFIR